A single region of the Gemmata palustris genome encodes:
- a CDS encoding cytidylate kinase-like family protein, translating into MPSPPEFVHAPMHGYRGDDARAALTHPRGLTVAISRQTGARGTAVARKVADILSWQVFDHDTLDYLVQNDTARAQLLADVPADAMLWADAQLAHLQRARNLTGSPDALRLVRLVLAVAARGNVVILGRAAGFMLPPETTIHVRIIAPDEARIAYVAQELRMTRPEAAEEVRARDERRALFLDRTLALDPADPTGYDAVVNSERLGVEGTAQFIGWAVRTKQMFTELAEDPLPPFTDLDELAGA; encoded by the coding sequence ATGCCCTCCCCGCCCGAATTTGTTCACGCGCCCATGCACGGGTACCGCGGCGACGACGCGCGCGCTGCGCTCACGCACCCGCGCGGGCTGACCGTCGCCATCAGCCGGCAGACCGGCGCGCGCGGCACGGCCGTCGCGCGCAAGGTCGCGGACATCCTCTCGTGGCAGGTGTTCGACCACGACACGCTCGATTACCTCGTGCAGAACGACACCGCCCGCGCGCAGCTCCTCGCGGACGTGCCCGCGGACGCGATGCTCTGGGCGGACGCCCAACTCGCGCACCTCCAGCGCGCCCGCAACCTCACCGGGTCCCCGGACGCCCTGCGGCTCGTCCGGCTCGTGCTCGCGGTCGCGGCGCGCGGGAACGTGGTGATTCTGGGCCGCGCCGCGGGGTTCATGCTCCCGCCGGAAACGACCATTCACGTCCGCATCATCGCGCCGGACGAGGCGCGGATCGCGTATGTGGCGCAGGAGCTCCGCATGACCCGACCGGAAGCGGCCGAAGAGGTCCGCGCCCGCGACGAGCGCCGCGCGCTGTTCCTCGATCGCACACTCGCGCTCGACCCGGCGGACCCGACCGGCTACGACGCGGTGGTGAACTCGGAGCGCCTCGGCGTCGAGGGCACGGCCCAGTTCATCGGCTGGGCGGTCCGCACCAAGCAGATGTTCACCGAACTGGCCGAAGACCCGCTCCCCCCGTTCACCGACCTCGACGAACTGGCAGGGGCGTAA
- a CDS encoding ABC transporter permease codes for MSNEPLTAHAPVPAPHDPLPSAFRAWGVLVVQSFQRHWRVRQMGWVSVALLGIVVLWVSVVTVRGGWDLANQRARRSANTNAEEAERLTPGQRYRALDADEMLLFRMHEVPNPLNPTEDALASLLLSIPQAAMRSEAFLKSWAFMTYSRWVVMLVFMGFILPLFTLSYASGAFGTDRESRSLVWLMTRPIPRSGIYLAKFLGTLPWCVAFGAGGFVAVCLAAGSIGHEALLRYWPAVAMGTVAFSALFHLVGALFRRPVVVGLVYVFFFETVVAALPGSLKLLSLTFYVRSLMYNEAVAAGHPGDMLPAITAQAVSSETAWAVLTAAPVAITLVGMWLFSRSEYRDDI; via the coding sequence ATGAGTAACGAACCGCTTACCGCACACGCGCCGGTCCCAGCGCCCCACGATCCGCTCCCGAGCGCGTTCCGCGCGTGGGGCGTGCTCGTCGTGCAGAGCTTCCAGCGCCACTGGCGCGTGCGGCAAATGGGCTGGGTGTCGGTCGCGCTGCTCGGCATCGTGGTGCTGTGGGTTTCGGTCGTGACAGTTCGGGGCGGGTGGGATCTCGCGAACCAGCGCGCCCGCCGGAGTGCGAACACGAACGCGGAAGAGGCCGAGCGCCTCACCCCCGGCCAGCGCTACCGTGCCCTCGACGCGGACGAAATGTTGCTGTTCCGAATGCACGAGGTTCCGAACCCGCTGAACCCGACCGAAGACGCACTCGCCTCGCTGCTCCTGTCGATCCCGCAAGCCGCGATGCGGTCCGAAGCGTTCCTCAAGAGCTGGGCCTTCATGACCTACTCGCGCTGGGTCGTCATGCTCGTGTTCATGGGGTTCATCCTGCCGCTGTTCACGCTCTCCTACGCGAGCGGGGCGTTCGGCACGGACCGCGAGAGCCGCTCGCTCGTGTGGCTCATGACGCGCCCCATCCCGCGGAGCGGCATTTACTTGGCGAAGTTCCTCGGCACGCTCCCGTGGTGCGTCGCGTTCGGCGCGGGCGGGTTCGTGGCGGTGTGCCTCGCGGCCGGTTCCATCGGGCACGAAGCGCTCCTGCGGTACTGGCCCGCGGTCGCGATGGGCACGGTCGCGTTCTCGGCGCTGTTCCACCTGGTCGGCGCGCTCTTCCGTCGACCGGTCGTGGTGGGGCTCGTGTACGTGTTCTTCTTCGAGACGGTGGTGGCCGCGCTGCCGGGCAGTTTGAAGTTACTCAGCCTGACCTTTTACGTCCGCTCGTTGATGTATAATGAGGCGGTGGCCGCGGGCCACCCCGGTGACATGCTCCCCGCGATCACCGCGCAGGCCGTTTCGTCCGAGACCGCGTGGGCGGTGCTGACCGCGGCGCCGGTCGCCATCACGCTCGTCGGAATGTGGCTGTTCTCCCGGTCCGAGTACCGCGACGACATTTGA
- a CDS encoding MBOAT family O-acyltransferase, whose product MIPIAILGTFVYLAGATRWRGPCYAGIAASCLSLIYYKYCTFICTQVLVSVWPGAAGYVEAHAQGLRAITAPLAISFFVFEFVHYLIDVCRGDRAIRNPFDFALFTVFWPSIVAGPVKRYQHFFAALQCGTEGVNSQDVAVGLVRVAIGLVKKFAADNLTSWIAYSAPLYTGMTVLDRWQFLGLLALRILWDFSGYSDMAIGFARMFGIRLPANFCWPYLAGSVTSFWRRWHISLSLWIRDYIYFALGGSRRGVVRKVFNGLLAFAICGLWHGAGWNFLLWGLYHGVGIAVASTYRDALGPLGRGIGFAFDRVPFVGWVLTLGFVSIGWLLFFYPAPEAMKMARLLFVKV is encoded by the coding sequence GTGATCCCAATCGCCATCTTGGGGACGTTCGTTTATCTGGCGGGGGCGACGCGCTGGCGCGGGCCGTGCTACGCGGGCATCGCGGCGAGTTGCCTGTCGCTGATCTATTACAAATACTGCACTTTTATTTGTACCCAGGTGCTGGTGTCGGTGTGGCCGGGCGCGGCCGGCTACGTGGAGGCCCACGCCCAGGGGCTCCGCGCGATCACGGCGCCGCTCGCGATCAGCTTCTTCGTGTTCGAGTTCGTCCACTACTTGATCGACGTGTGCCGGGGCGACCGGGCGATTCGGAACCCGTTCGACTTCGCACTGTTTACCGTCTTTTGGCCGTCGATCGTTGCCGGTCCGGTCAAGCGGTACCAGCACTTCTTTGCCGCGCTCCAGTGCGGTACCGAGGGCGTCAACAGCCAGGACGTGGCGGTCGGACTGGTCCGCGTCGCGATCGGGCTCGTGAAGAAGTTCGCCGCCGACAATTTGACGAGCTGGATCGCCTACTCCGCCCCGCTCTACACGGGAATGACGGTCCTCGACCGCTGGCAGTTCCTCGGGCTCCTCGCGCTGCGCATCTTGTGGGACTTCAGCGGCTACTCCGACATGGCGATCGGTTTCGCCCGGATGTTCGGGATCCGCCTCCCCGCGAACTTCTGTTGGCCCTACCTGGCCGGGAGCGTCACGAGCTTCTGGCGGCGGTGGCACATCTCCCTGAGCCTGTGGATCCGGGATTACATCTACTTCGCGCTCGGGGGGAGCCGGCGCGGGGTGGTGCGCAAGGTGTTCAACGGGCTGCTCGCGTTCGCGATCTGCGGCCTGTGGCACGGTGCGGGGTGGAACTTTCTCCTGTGGGGCCTGTACCACGGGGTCGGCATCGCCGTCGCCTCCACGTACCGGGACGCACTGGGGCCGCTCGGGCGCGGGATCGGCTTCGCGTTCGACCGCGTCCCGTTCGTGGGCTGGGTTCTCACGTTGGGATTCGTCTCCATTGGCTGGCTGCTGTTCTTCTACCCGGCGCCGGAGGCGATGAAGATGGCCCGGCTCCTCTTCGTAAAGGTGTGA